In the Leptotrichia sp. oral taxon 212 genome, one interval contains:
- a CDS encoding TraX family protein gives MNKKVIFSKGINSFTLHILAMTFMVADHLWNIFFPNQIWLNILGRLAFPIFAFMLTEGFFRTKNRKKYLTRIFIFAAISEIPFNLFASLALRGEIMVFYPYNNVLWTFGIALCGMNLLEKTEKSENMNKIIKFFAKSVISILTVAIAHFARSDYLGYGIAIILIFYFFRGKNYRNIIFQAVLMVFLNVFIMPGLEFPFNFFGNEIFIKTQIFAIFSLPIIWLYNGKQGIHNRFTKYMFYFFYPLHLLLIVAIYVSFMIYLISLIGKNYGN, from the coding sequence ATGAATAAAAAAGTTATATTTTCTAAAGGGATAAATTCTTTTACACTGCATATTCTGGCAATGACATTTATGGTGGCAGATCATCTGTGGAATATATTTTTTCCTAATCAGATATGGTTAAATATACTAGGAAGACTTGCCTTTCCAATTTTTGCCTTTATGCTTACGGAAGGATTTTTTAGGACTAAAAACAGAAAAAAGTATTTAACTCGTATCTTTATTTTTGCAGCTATTTCGGAAATTCCGTTCAATCTTTTTGCAAGTCTGGCATTAAGAGGAGAAATAATGGTATTTTATCCATATAACAATGTATTATGGACTTTCGGAATTGCCTTATGCGGAATGAATTTACTGGAAAAGACGGAAAAATCAGAAAATATGAATAAAATAATAAAATTTTTTGCAAAATCCGTCATAAGCATTTTAACTGTCGCAATTGCACATTTTGCAAGAAGTGATTATTTAGGATATGGGATTGCAATTATTCTGATATTCTATTTTTTCAGGGGGAAAAATTACAGGAATATAATATTTCAGGCTGTATTAATGGTGTTTCTAAACGTATTTATCATGCCTGGACTTGAATTTCCGTTTAACTTTTTTGGAAATGAGATATTTATAAAAACACAGATATTTGCGATATTTTCACTGCCGATAATATGGCTTTACAACGGAAAGCAGGGTATTCATAACAGATTTACAAAATATATGTTTTATTTCTTTTATCCATTACACCTTTTACTAATAGTGGCGATTTATGTTTCTTTTATGATATATCTGATTTCTTTGATAGGTAAGAATTATGGAAATTAA
- a CDS encoding DUF6683 family protein yields MKINLKKLFVTAVIGVGVFVSQPAHAFMGYWYDYNSDWIQQDIMRRTFENHNRVFDNNTNNDSSSGKSSSSKSTGSSKSKSSSSQTSSKPKPAKKAKITFKSDGNTRGLDYLVNRYPSKQRGEARTYLKQMQDLFPQVARSVGMPTNDLSTGMAAVIAGAYMAYNNVSLNDSYMKPMAKQFKEALESVTEFDKMSDSDKKYIYDQMVIIGMTLAVNQSQNQQNPNAKVTAQLRRAGKEVLEGVLKVNASKVKITSAGLIY; encoded by the coding sequence ATGAAAATAAATTTGAAAAAACTATTTGTTACAGCAGTTATTGGAGTGGGAGTATTTGTATCGCAGCCTGCACACGCATTTATGGGATACTGGTATGATTATAACAGTGACTGGATTCAGCAGGATATAATGAGAAGAACTTTTGAGAATCATAATAGAGTTTTTGATAATAATACAAATAACGACAGTTCAAGTGGAAAAAGTTCAAGCTCTAAGAGTACAGGAAGTAGTAAAAGTAAATCATCATCATCCCAAACATCGTCTAAACCAAAACCGGCAAAAAAAGCCAAAATTACTTTTAAATCGGACGGAAATACAAGAGGGCTTGATTATCTTGTTAACAGATACCCTTCAAAACAAAGAGGAGAAGCAAGAACATACCTGAAACAGATGCAGGATTTATTCCCTCAAGTAGCACGTTCAGTAGGAATGCCTACAAATGATTTGTCGACAGGAATGGCAGCTGTAATAGCGGGAGCATATATGGCCTATAACAATGTCAGTTTAAATGACAGTTATATGAAACCTATGGCAAAACAATTTAAAGAAGCTCTAGAAAGTGTAACTGAGTTTGATAAAATGAGTGACAGTGATAAAAAGTATATTTATGACCAAATGGTAATAATAGGAATGACTTTAGCTGTAAATCAGTCCCAAAATCAGCAAAATCCAAATGCAAAAGTTACCGCTCAATTAAGAAGAGCGGGAAAAGAAGTACTTGAGGGAGTTCTTAAAGTAAATGCAAGCAAAGTGAAAATAACATCAGCAGGGCTTATTTATTAA
- a CDS encoding DUF6683 family protein, whose translation MKINLKKLFVTAIIGGGLFVAQPAQAFYYDTSNIYNYTNDVINTTRNYLLSSQVIKHIEKGDYSSKKKSNSKKTTGSSATSTTAPKTTKANITFKSDGNTRGLDYFVNNYPSKQRGEARTYLKQMQDSFPQVARSVGIPTNDLSSGLAAAIAGAYMAYNNVNLNDSYMKPMQNQLKTVLQGVDDFDKMSNSDKKYIYDQMVIIGMTLAVNQYQNQQNPNAKVTAQLRDAGKQVLEGLLGVSASKVRITASGLSF comes from the coding sequence ATGAAAATAAATTTGAAAAAACTATTTGTTACAGCAATTATCGGGGGGGGGTTATTTGTAGCACAGCCTGCACAGGCATTTTATTATGATACGTCAAACATTTATAACTATACAAACGATGTGATAAATACTACAAGAAATTATTTACTTAGTAGTCAAGTAATAAAGCATATTGAAAAAGGAGATTATTCTTCAAAGAAAAAATCAAATTCTAAAAAAACAACGGGAAGTTCAGCAACTTCAACTACAGCCCCAAAAACAACAAAAGCAAATATTACTTTTAAATCGGACGGAAATACAAGAGGACTTGATTATTTTGTTAATAACTATCCGTCAAAACAGAGAGGAGAAGCGAGAACATACCTGAAACAGATGCAGGATTCTTTCCCGCAGGTAGCACGTTCAGTAGGAATACCTACAAATGACCTGTCTTCAGGACTGGCAGCTGCAATAGCAGGAGCATATATGGCATATAACAATGTAAATCTGAATGATAGTTATATGAAACCTATGCAAAATCAGTTAAAAACAGTGCTTCAAGGTGTAGATGACTTTGATAAAATGAGTAACAGTGATAAAAAGTATATTTATGACCAAATGGTAATAATAGGAATGACTTTAGCTGTAAATCAGTACCAAAATCAGCAAAATCCAAATGCAAAAGTTACCGCTCAGTTAAGAGATGCAGGTAAACAGGTGCTTGAGGGACTTCTCGGAGTAAGTGCAAGTAAAGTAAGAATAACGGCATCAGGGCTTTCTTTTTAA
- a CDS encoding CPBP family intramembrane glutamic endopeptidase: MEKNINKSKMEELRLLILNTTCYSALIITSVIILLTVLSSLLSKKIILADYSKQSFEVNELLKFLVFYPIGEELLLRGLILKFLKKKTKYANLIQAVIFGILHLNPIKIIYTTISGIFFGNVRLRPNPIWWIILLHSTFNLVSIFLYKPFMIIVEKIFYLQNMPIITLIIVFIPPLFIFDYTLKQLKNKFNYEKLYKA, translated from the coding sequence ATGGAAAAAAATATTAATAAATCTAAAATGGAAGAATTGAGACTGCTAATATTGAATACAACCTGCTACTCAGCATTAATTATAACCTCTGTAATAATTTTACTTACCGTTTTAAGTTCTTTGTTATCAAAAAAGATAATTCTTGCCGATTATTCAAAACAGTCTTTTGAAGTTAATGAACTGCTTAAATTCCTAGTATTTTACCCTATTGGGGAAGAGCTTTTATTGAGAGGACTAATACTTAAATTTTTAAAGAAAAAGACAAAATATGCCAATTTAATTCAGGCTGTAATTTTTGGAATACTTCATTTGAATCCAATTAAAATTATATACACAACAATATCAGGTATCTTTTTCGGAAATGTACGGCTAAGACCCAATCCAATCTGGTGGATAATTTTATTACATTCAACATTCAATCTTGTTTCGATATTCCTATACAAACCTTTTATGATTATAGTTGAAAAAATATTTTATCTTCAGAATATGCCAATAATAACATTAATTATCGTATTTATTCCACCTTTATTCATATTTGATTATACTCTTAAACAACTTAAAAATAAATTTAATTATGAAAAACTTTACAAAGCATAA
- a CDS encoding PepSY domain-containing protein, which translates to MKKNFLKKLLIVFFITVMGVPANGNSAKETKTVRVLNVDVKISIAQAKQLALDHSKVAKNTAKMTKIRLDKENKKFIYEIEFYTERKKYIYNIDANTGKVLSYSEKERTSASTVIRDDGKIINTNGNDTEIRKTPKYIGMEKAKEIAVARITGAKKINVTNIQLDNEKERMIYEGRIVYKNTEYKFDIDAITGEVINWEVNEN; encoded by the coding sequence ATGAAAAAAAATTTTTTGAAAAAATTACTTATAGTATTTTTTATTACAGTAATGGGAGTTCCTGCAAATGGAAATTCAGCTAAAGAGACTAAAACAGTAAGAGTTCTGAATGTTGATGTAAAAATTTCGATTGCACAGGCAAAGCAGCTTGCGTTAGACCATTCAAAAGTGGCAAAAAATACTGCAAAAATGACTAAAATTCGTCTGGATAAAGAAAATAAGAAATTTATATATGAAATAGAATTTTATACAGAACGGAAAAAATACATATATAACATTGATGCAAATACAGGAAAAGTTCTGAGTTACAGTGAAAAAGAACGTACATCAGCTTCAACAGTAATCAGAGATGACGGAAAAATTATTAATACAAACGGTAATGATACAGAAATAAGAAAAACACCAAAATATATTGGAATGGAAAAAGCCAAAGAAATAGCGGTTGCAAGAATTACAGGTGCAAAAAAGATTAATGTTACAAATATTCAGCTGGATAATGAAAAAGAAAGAATGATTTATGAAGGAAGAATAGTGTATAAAAATACAGAATATAAATTCGACATTGATGCTATAACAGGTGAAGTAATAAACTGGGAAGTAAATGAGAATTAG
- a CDS encoding cell wall metabolism sensor histidine kinase WalK codes for MKMNKLSIKSKITFWYIGLMISLIVVFLITIIYISENLVRANAYKNLKSSVVSAFDEIEVYDGELTIDNDFIIFNNNVHLSVYDDETGFIYGDIPLDFEYDETFSDKNDVRIIKHKNKKWYIFDSKKNFSGYGIIHIRGIAPATEVENIIETIVLISLIVLPFFLLFSAISGYFITKKAFKPIEKIRGAAEKINEGNDLTQRINIGEGNDEIYTLANTFDTMFDRLQSSFEREAQFTSDVSHELRTPVSIIISECEYGLENLTSIENARNTISSVLDETKKMSKLISQLLTLSRMDRGNQKLNFDEINISEMAHFIADSQQHNADSKNIKIHSEIEEDIFIVGDETMIMRIFVNLISNAVNYGCENGNIWIKLSQDKNFAICKIIDDGIGIEKENIPKIWGRFYQVESSRTTENIGLGLSMVKWIIEAHNGEIYVESEIGKGSSFVFKLKKEGK; via the coding sequence ATGAAAATGAATAAACTTTCTATAAAGTCCAAAATAACTTTCTGGTATATCGGTCTTATGATAAGTCTTATAGTCGTATTTCTTATAACAATAATTTATATTAGTGAAAATCTTGTAAGGGCAAATGCTTATAAAAATTTGAAAAGTTCTGTAGTTTCTGCATTCGACGAAATTGAAGTTTATGATGGTGAACTTACTATTGACAATGATTTTATTATTTTTAATAATAATGTTCATTTGTCGGTTTATGATGATGAAACAGGATTTATTTATGGGGATATTCCATTAGATTTTGAATATGATGAAACTTTTTCCGATAAAAATGATGTAAGAATTATAAAACATAAAAATAAAAAATGGTATATTTTTGACAGCAAAAAGAATTTTTCAGGCTATGGCATTATTCATATTCGTGGAATTGCTCCTGCAACAGAAGTGGAAAATATAATTGAAACAATTGTTTTAATTTCTCTGATTGTATTACCATTTTTCTTATTATTTTCAGCAATAAGTGGATACTTTATAACAAAAAAAGCATTTAAACCTATAGAAAAAATAAGGGGAGCTGCGGAGAAAATTAATGAGGGAAATGATTTGACACAAAGAATTAATATTGGAGAAGGAAATGATGAAATTTATACTTTGGCAAATACATTTGATACAATGTTTGACAGGCTGCAAAGTTCCTTTGAAAGAGAAGCACAGTTTACATCAGATGTTTCACACGAGCTGCGGACACCTGTGTCAATTATAATTTCCGAATGTGAATACGGTCTTGAAAATCTAACTTCAATAGAAAATGCCAGAAATACAATTTCTTCTGTGCTTGATGAAACTAAAAAGATGTCAAAATTAATCTCACAGCTTCTGACTTTATCGAGAATGGACAGAGGAAATCAGAAACTTAATTTTGATGAAATAAATATAAGTGAAATGGCACATTTTATTGCTGACAGTCAGCAACATAATGCAGACAGTAAAAATATAAAAATTCATTCTGAAATAGAGGAAGATATTTTTATTGTTGGCGATGAGACCATGATCATGAGAATTTTTGTAAATTTAATTTCAAATGCAGTTAACTATGGTTGTGAAAATGGAAACATATGGATAAAATTGTCACAGGATAAAAATTTTGCAATATGTAAAATTATTGATGATGGAATCGGTATAGAAAAAGAAAATATACCTAAAATATGGGGGCGATTTTATCAGGTGGAAAGTTCCAGAACAACAGAAAATATAGGGCTTGGCTTATCAATGGTAAAATGGATTATAGAGGCACATAACGGAGAGATTTATGTGGAAAGTGAAATTGGAAAAGGAAGTTCGTTTGTATTTAAGTTGAAAAAGGAGGGAAAATGA
- a CDS encoding response regulator transcription factor produces MRLLVVEDEKKLNELITKKLKKEYYGVDSCFDGEEAIRYVEATEYDAVILDIMLPKFDGFEVIKRIRAKKNKVPILLLTARDNIDDKVKGLDYGADDYLVKPFIFEELMARIRVLLRRNSGNADNVVTIANLKVDLDAKTVFRDDILIKLSAREYSVLEYLIRNKGKILSRERIEDHIWNYDYEGGTNVIDVYIRYLRKKIDDSYTPKLIHTIRGLGYVLRVDNENE; encoded by the coding sequence ATGAGATTACTAGTTGTAGAAGATGAAAAGAAGTTGAATGAACTTATTACAAAAAAACTTAAAAAGGAATATTATGGAGTTGACAGCTGTTTTGATGGAGAAGAGGCAATCAGGTATGTAGAAGCGACAGAATATGATGCGGTAATTTTGGATATTATGCTTCCAAAATTTGATGGATTTGAAGTGATTAAAAGAATAAGGGCAAAGAAAAATAAAGTTCCAATACTGCTTTTAACTGCAAGAGACAATATAGATGATAAAGTGAAAGGGTTAGATTATGGAGCAGACGACTATCTTGTAAAACCTTTTATCTTTGAAGAACTTATGGCCCGTATCCGTGTTCTTTTAAGACGTAATTCCGGAAATGCCGATAATGTAGTTACGATAGCTAATCTTAAGGTTGACCTTGATGCTAAAACAGTTTTCAGGGATGATATACTTATAAAACTTTCAGCTAGGGAATATTCTGTTTTGGAATACTTAATACGAAATAAAGGAAAAATTTTATCAAGAGAAAGAATAGAAGATCACATATGGAATTATGACTATGAAGGTGGAACCAACGTTATAGATGTTTACATCAGATATTTGAGGAAAAAGATTGATGACAGCTATACTCCGAAACTTATTCATACCATTCGTGGATTGGGTTATGTCCTGAGGGTCGATAATGAAAATGAATAA
- a CDS encoding GTPase, which produces MKQINGKRAVLENGVLRKEVKFGFSMAAFLLGFIYPLIKGDYITAGIAFVVIGTAGMMFFPLVFVLSMVFGFIYNKMYVRRLIKQGWHPFTEEDAQVLKKNGILFNDKNKSYGSNEERTIEEAENFKKQESGKIEVIEFKKNNNDNDFYDTNNANIDSSFNGNPNNTEMNHKNRTIQKFVARSIGGGLVSLILGVFTANIVLILLGAGLTGGGAFLAVKNKDKIKWK; this is translated from the coding sequence ATGAAACAGATAAATGGAAAAAGAGCAGTTTTAGAAAATGGAGTTTTAAGAAAAGAAGTGAAATTTGGATTTTCAATGGCAGCTTTTCTTTTGGGATTTATATATCCTTTAATTAAAGGGGACTATATCACAGCCGGAATTGCTTTTGTTGTAATTGGTACGGCAGGTATGATGTTTTTTCCATTAGTATTTGTTCTATCGATGGTATTTGGTTTCATATATAATAAAATGTATGTTAGAAGGCTTATTAAACAAGGATGGCATCCGTTTACAGAAGAAGATGCGCAGGTTTTGAAAAAGAATGGAATACTTTTTAATGATAAAAATAAATCCTATGGAAGCAATGAAGAAAGGACGATAGAAGAAGCAGAAAATTTTAAAAAACAAGAGTCTGGAAAAATAGAAGTTATTGAATTTAAAAAAAATAACAATGATAATGATTTTTATGATACAAATAATGCAAATATTGATAGTTCTTTTAATGGAAATCCTAATAATACGGAAATGAATCATAAAAACCGCACAATACAGAAATTTGTTGCAAGATCAATTGGTGGAGGGCTTGTTTCTCTTATCTTAGGAGTTTTCACGGCAAATATTGTTTTAATTCTTTTAGGAGCTGGACTGACAGGTGGCGGAGCATTTTTAGCTGTAAAAAATAAGGATAAAATAAAATGGAAATAA
- a CDS encoding ABC transporter substrate-binding protein, with protein MINLSFSNASYGNINTPDTEVNRLLFEGLTKENEKGEIVAGLAQRWEISQDYKKITFYLRDNLKYSNGMPMTSEDFLRTISKWKNSKSFYEDKYLIIKAVNDKILEVEIKDKINMEKWEDVSKFYLKEFAKPVNAPKNKEISDKDKYFVYNMDSKKNLSTGPYILKEFGNEKAILKKNPNYWNKNNIRTESITFIFNKNISTALKNFEQGKIDITEIKSEDVGKIKNKSALKTSRTHYQTILNFNDKLEILENNDVRKAIVMAIERKDKMPKNYVGSFYYPYFDKMKAAVFKVSNSVPEYNPKEAKKLFEKSLGNRKIPYVFELLNYNPKNKEKALQIKKNLEENLGIKVKIISKNIRKDEKNYEKTYAFKLEDKRKNTDYEFVEIANSMPISEQTRMKELLRHLKVEKDTEENKIKMLTEMDKILAEKIPFLLIDDDVYRYYLVNPKLKGVRVGDYGNFFLSETYIEK; from the coding sequence GTGATTAATTTGTCATTTAGTAATGCATCATATGGTAACATTAATACTCCAGATACGGAAGTAAACAGGCTACTTTTTGAAGGACTGACAAAAGAAAATGAAAAAGGTGAAATTGTAGCGGGATTAGCACAAAGATGGGAAATTTCACAGGATTATAAAAAGATTACCTTTTATTTAAGAGATAATCTTAAATATTCCAATGGGATGCCTATGACTTCGGAAGATTTCCTGAGAACAATCAGTAAATGGAAAAACAGTAAAAGTTTTTATGAAGATAAGTATTTGATAATAAAAGCTGTAAATGATAAAATATTAGAAGTGGAAATTAAAGACAAAATAAATATGGAAAAATGGGAAGATGTGTCAAAATTCTATTTAAAAGAGTTTGCAAAACCTGTAAATGCACCCAAAAATAAAGAAATTTCAGATAAGGATAAATATTTTGTCTATAACATGGATTCTAAAAAAAATTTATCAACAGGCCCATATATTTTAAAAGAATTTGGTAACGAAAAAGCTATTTTGAAAAAAAATCCTAATTACTGGAATAAAAATAATATACGTACAGAAAGCATCACTTTTATCTTTAATAAAAATATTTCAACAGCTTTGAAAAATTTTGAACAGGGGAAAATTGATATTACTGAAATAAAATCAGAAGATGTCGGAAAAATAAAAAATAAATCAGCTTTGAAGACATCACGGACACATTATCAGACAATTTTAAATTTTAATGATAAATTGGAAATATTAGAGAATAATGATGTTAGAAAAGCAATTGTTATGGCAATAGAAAGAAAGGATAAAATGCCTAAAAATTACGTTGGAAGCTTTTATTATCCTTATTTTGATAAAATGAAAGCGGCAGTTTTCAAAGTATCTAATTCTGTGCCAGAGTACAATCCGAAAGAGGCAAAAAAACTTTTTGAAAAATCTCTGGGGAATCGGAAAATACCTTATGTATTTGAACTTTTGAACTATAATCCAAAAAACAAGGAAAAGGCTCTCCAGATAAAGAAAAATCTGGAAGAAAATTTGGGAATAAAAGTAAAAATAATTTCAAAAAATATCAGAAAAGATGAAAAAAACTATGAAAAAACTTATGCTTTTAAACTTGAAGATAAGAGAAAAAATACTGACTATGAATTTGTTGAAATAGCAAATTCAATGCCCATATCAGAACAAACAAGAATGAAGGAATTATTAAGACATCTGAAAGTGGAAAAAGATACAGAAGAAAATAAGATAAAAATGCTTACAGAAATGGATAAAATTTTAGCCGAAAAAATTCCATTTTTATTAATTGACGACGATGTATACAGATATTATCTTGTAAATCCTAAATTAAAAGGAGTAAGAGTGGGAGATTATGGTAATTTTTTCTTAAGTGAGACATATATTGAAAAATAA
- a CDS encoding phosphate ABC transporter substrate-binding protein gives MKKTFTFLMSIIFLTIIASCGNKDTKAGESAGAKSDVNAQISFSGSSTLAPVISKISTTFIEKYETWNKVDPSLPSENITIYVSSGGSGAGVKAVLDNVANFGMLARGIKDSEKEKVKDLKAFTLGLDALTISVNPENPFIKLKGGNITKDEIIKIFSGEYKKWSDLDKSLPNEDIVVVTRDLSGGAHEVFQKNVMKDVNVRQDAIQAPTMGALVAKIIENKNAIGYASFGITNQNKGKLIPLKVDNIEPTEANILNKSYYISRPLIIMKSGELTKTEKIFVDLLKSEEGKKVIKDMGFIPVSE, from the coding sequence ATGAAAAAAACATTTACATTTTTAATGTCAATAATTTTTCTGACAATTATTGCAAGCTGTGGAAACAAAGACACAAAAGCCGGAGAATCAGCAGGAGCAAAATCTGACGTTAATGCACAGATAAGTTTCAGCGGTTCATCAACACTGGCTCCGGTAATAAGTAAAATCTCAACTACATTCATTGAAAAATATGAAACATGGAATAAGGTAGACCCGTCTCTTCCGTCTGAAAATATTACAATATATGTTTCATCAGGTGGATCAGGTGCAGGAGTAAAGGCTGTTCTTGATAATGTGGCAAATTTTGGAATGCTTGCACGTGGAATAAAAGACAGCGAAAAAGAAAAAGTTAAAGATTTGAAGGCATTTACATTGGGACTTGATGCATTAACTATTTCAGTAAACCCTGAAAATCCATTTATCAAATTAAAAGGTGGGAACATTACAAAAGATGAAATTATAAAAATATTCTCAGGAGAATATAAAAAATGGAGCGATTTGGATAAATCCCTTCCTAACGAAGATATCGTAGTAGTAACTCGTGACCTTAGTGGTGGAGCTCATGAAGTTTTCCAGAAAAACGTAATGAAAGATGTAAATGTTAGACAGGATGCAATTCAGGCACCTACAATGGGAGCCCTTGTTGCAAAAATCATTGAAAATAAAAATGCTATAGGTTATGCTTCTTTCGGAATAACAAATCAGAACAAAGGAAAACTTATTCCTCTGAAAGTGGATAATATTGAACCTACTGAAGCAAATATCCTAAATAAATCATACTATATTTCAAGACCTTTAATCATAATGAAAAGCGGTGAACTGACAAAAACTGAAAAAATATTTGTTGACCTGCTTAAATCTGAAGAAGGAAAAAAAGTTATAAAAGACATGGGATTCATTCCTGTATCAGAATAA
- the pstC gene encoding phosphate ABC transporter permease subunit PstC: MKNIFRYSIYLLTILSMLILITMLVYLFTEAYPFFRGQKLSDFILGNTWRASELHQSFQIFNILYAGFYISILACLISFPVSYGISMFICFYSKNAVKKVIIWTVNILSGIPSIIYGFFGMIVILKLLENSFSLSTGESVLAGSLILSIMIIPFFVGSCIERIETVKEKFEKDSDSLGVTKEYFIRKIVFSETKFSIVTAFLLAFARATGETMAVMMVIGNSPLFPHLLTKAQTVPALIALEIGMSEVGSRHYSALFASAFVLLIAVLIINIIFFILNGIRRAYIEN, encoded by the coding sequence GTGAAAAATATTTTCAGATATTCAATATATCTGCTCACAATACTATCCATGCTTATATTAATAACAATGCTGGTATATTTATTTACAGAAGCCTACCCATTTTTCAGGGGACAAAAGTTAAGTGACTTTATTTTAGGAAATACATGGAGGGCAAGCGAACTTCATCAGAGTTTTCAGATATTTAATATTTTATATGCAGGATTTTATATCTCAATTTTAGCGTGTTTGATATCATTTCCTGTTTCATATGGAATTTCAATGTTTATATGCTTTTATTCTAAAAATGCAGTAAAAAAAGTAATTATATGGACGGTAAATATCCTTTCAGGGATACCGTCCATAATATATGGCTTTTTTGGAATGATAGTCATACTGAAACTTCTGGAGAATTCTTTCTCCCTGTCCACGGGAGAATCAGTTTTGGCGGGAAGCCTTATTTTATCCATAATGATAATTCCTTTTTTTGTTGGAAGCTGTATTGAAAGGATAGAAACAGTTAAGGAAAAATTTGAAAAGGATTCTGATTCCCTGGGTGTCACAAAGGAATATTTTATACGGAAAATTGTTTTCAGTGAAACAAAGTTTTCAATAGTTACGGCCTTTCTTCTGGCTTTTGCAAGGGCAACAGGAGAAACCATGGCAGTAATGATGGTTATAGGAAATTCACCGCTGTTTCCTCATCTTCTTACAAAGGCTCAAACTGTCCCTGCCCTGATAGCTCTGGAAATTGGAATGAGTGAAGTAGGAAGCAGACATTATTCAGCACTGTTCGCATCGGCTTTTGTTCTGCTCATTGCAGTACTGATTATTAACATAATATTTTTTATTTTAAATGGAATAAGGAGAGCATATATTGAAAATTAA
- a CDS encoding PstA family ABC transporter permease — protein sequence MKIKDFIIKIWIYLSTVTVFFIIFSIIYFVVSKGIKEINLSFLTENPKGMPLGSEGGIKNAIMGSIFLMFLAIVFSIILGTGCAIYSTVYCNSKKINMAIRLVIQCISSVPSIIIGLFVYGFFIVTLNIPRSMLTAGISLGIMVFPFVEIRIEKSIMNIDKKIIRESFSLGVGKDYMCKKLILPVIKKEIMSTGILAGSYAMGATAPLLLTGAVFIGGSSNRLLRPVMALPFHLHMLLGQTALYEKAYATAFVLICILIIMHILSEVIMLGTGGIFIEYIRNKKR from the coding sequence TTGAAAATTAAGGATTTTATTATAAAAATATGGATTTATCTGTCGACAGTTACTGTATTTTTTATTATTTTCAGTATAATTTATTTTGTAGTATCCAAAGGAATCAAAGAAATAAATCTTTCTTTTCTGACAGAAAATCCTAAAGGAATGCCGTTAGGAAGTGAAGGAGGCATAAAAAATGCCATTATGGGATCTATTTTTTTAATGTTTCTGGCCATTGTCTTTTCAATCATACTTGGAACAGGATGTGCCATTTACAGCACAGTTTACTGTAATTCAAAAAAGATTAATATGGCAATCAGGCTTGTAATACAGTGTATTTCATCTGTCCCTTCCATAATTATAGGGCTGTTTGTATACGGTTTTTTCATAGTGACATTGAATATTCCAAGAAGCATGCTTACTGCAGGAATTTCACTTGGAATTATGGTTTTTCCTTTTGTGGAAATAAGAATTGAAAAAAGTATCATGAATATAGACAAAAAAATCATAAGGGAAAGCTTTTCACTCGGAGTTGGAAAGGATTATATGTGTAAAAAGCTTATATTACCGGTAATAAAAAAGGAAATAATGTCTACAGGTATACTCGCAGGAAGTTATGCAATGGGAGCAACTGCACCACTGCTGCTGACAGGAGCCGTTTTCATAGGTGGCTCTTCAAACAGACTGCTGAGGCCTGTCATGGCACTGCCTTTTCATCTGCATATGCTTTTAGGACAGACTGCACTATATGAAAAAGCCTATGCAACTGCTTTTGTGTTAATATGTATTCTCATAATTATGCATATTTTATCAGAAGTTATAATGCTTGGAACAGGAGGAATCTTCATTGAATATATTAGAAATAAAAAACGTTAA